The nucleotide window CAGCGCTGTTGCACAGCCAGGGTAATGGGAATTTGGTGCGTGTCTGCGGCACGCAGGGCATAGCCGTCCATGGCGCTGTTGTCTGCGGGCGGCAGGTTCAGCGTGGCTTGGATATCGGTTGCCAGCACGCGCCCAAGCAGCGCGGCCAAGGGCAGGGTTTCCTGCCCCACCGGGGGCTGGGCACGCTCGGCCAACTGTGCCTGGGCACGATCAAAATCCATCAACATCAGGCATGTCTCCGATACGCGCTGGCAAAATTACAAGGTGGCTGACGACTGTTCAGTTGAGGCTGCAGGATTTTTTCCCAGGCGAGGTGGCAGGCTCCTGTTGAGCCCGGCAGGCAAAACACCAGGGTGTGATTGGCCGTTCCGCCCAGCGCGTCGGATTGCAGGGCCGAAGAACCGATATCCAGCCATGACAGGTGGCGAAAGAGTTCACCAAACCCAGGGATAGCCTGATCCAACAAGGGGCTGACGGCGGCAATCGTGGATTTTTCGTGGGTAAAGCCTGTGCCGCCATTGCAGATGATCACTTCAATGGCCGGGTCGGCAATCCAGTCGCTCAGGACTTTACGAATCTGGTAGCGGTCGTCGACGCACAGCCCCCGGGTGTGCAGGATATGTCCGGCATCTTGCAGGGCGGTACTGAGGTAATCGCCGCTGCTGTCGTCAGCAGTTGTGCGGCGGCTGGAAATCGTCAGTACGGCACAGTGCAGGCTGACGGCGGGAAGAGAGGGGTCGGCTTTCATGGATGGTCGGGGAGAGATTCCCATTGGGCGGTTTTTTGAGCATCGGCGTCTTGCTGCTGGACCCAGAACGCCTGG belongs to Castellaniella sp. and includes:
- a CDS encoding molybdenum cofactor synthesis domain-containing protein — its product is MKADPSLPAVSLHCAVLTISSRRTTADDSSGDYLSTALQDAGHILHTRGLCVDDRYQIRKVLSDWIADPAIEVIICNGGTGFTHEKSTIAAVSPLLDQAIPGFGELFRHLSWLDIGSSALQSDALGGTANHTLVFCLPGSTGACHLAWEKILQPQLNSRQPPCNFASAYRRHA